Genomic window (Bosea vaviloviae):
CACAGGCACGTGCGAATTGGGTGAACGCGATATACGGATTGCGGACCGCGACTACAAGTTTTTTTTGACCCTCGCCTCGGATTTTTGCGCCTCGGATTTTTGACGAACGCGGTCAGCAGGCCGCGTTCGTCTTTCCCGCGAAGAACTCAGGCCCGCTTCTCGCAAAAGCGGATGCGGTTTCCGAACGGGTCCGGCACTTCGAGCATGCGCCCGCCCGGCCCCTCCTCCTGGATTCCGGGCTTGGAATAGGCGTAGCCCTTGCCGATCAGCTCGGCGCGATAAGCATCGACGCCCTGCATCCAGACGAACACGGTCGAGCCCGGGCTGGCATCGCCGTGATGCTCGGAGAGATGCAGCTTCAGACCGGAGCGCGAGAGCTGCATGTAGATCGGGAAATTCTCGCCATAGCGATGGTCCCAATCCAGGCTGAAGCCGAGGAAGCCTAGATAGAACTCCCTGGCCTTCTCGATATCGAAGATCCGCAGGATCGGAATGCCCATCTGCAGGCTGACGCCGTCGGCAGCGGCGCCCTCGCCAGCCGGCACTACACCAGCTTCGCCTATCTTGGCGGCGAGCACGTTCCAGTCGTCATAGCCGAACTGGCGGGCGACGATCTCGAGCGTCTCGGAGTGGGAAAGCGGGATTTGTCGAGCGGCCAGGGTCTCGCGAAGAGACTTGGCCATAAGCTTCGCATCGCGAAAGCTGCGCATCCTAGTGATCCTTCTCGTCGGCGGACGCAGCGATCAGGGCTCGCCTTGCTGATGACGTCCACCGGA
Coding sequences:
- a CDS encoding glyoxalase superfamily protein, giving the protein MRSFRDAKLMAKSLRETLAARQIPLSHSETLEIVARQFGYDDWNVLAAKIGEAGVVPAGEGAAADGVSLQMGIPILRIFDIEKAREFYLGFLGFSLDWDHRYGENFPIYMQLSRSGLKLHLSEHHGDASPGSTVFVWMQGVDAYRAELIGKGYAYSKPGIQEEGPGGRMLEVPDPFGNRIRFCEKRA